One Rickettsiales bacterium genomic window, ATTAACTAAATGACCAGAAGCTAAATCTCTGCCGTAACATTTCGCACAAGCTCCGTTTTCAGTTTTACAAGTAATAACTGAACGAACTTTAACCGCATCAACGCCAGCAGCATCAATTTTATAGGCTTTTGCTTCGTCAATTAATTCACCTTTAGCAACTAGCAATTCATTAGTAACTGGATTTCTAACATCATTAGCTGAAGTTCTGCCGATAATTTTATCTGCAAGAGGCACGATAACATTTCCGCTATCAATTTCAGCTCTTTGGATAAGCCCATCATCAGTTCCGCAATCATGTTCTACGATAATTACATCTTGAGCAACATCTACTAAACGACGAGTTAAGTAACCAGAGTTTGCAGTTTTAAGTGCAGTATCAGCTAAACCTTTCCTTGCTCCGTGAGTTGAGTTAAAATATTCAAACACATTCAAACCTTCTTTGAAGTTTGAAATGATTGGTTTTTCAATAATCTCACCTGATGGTTTAGCCATCAAACCACGCATACCAGCAAGCTGCTTAATCTGAGCTGCAGAACCCCTTGCACCAGAATCCGCCATCATAAAGATTGAGTTAATAGAGGCCATACCAGTTTTTTTGTTATCATTACCGATTTTAGCTTTACCACTCACATATCTCATCATCTCATTTGCAACTTGATCAGTACAATGCGACCAAGCATCAACCACTTTATTGTATTTCTCTTTACGAGTTATTAAGCCTTCAGAATATTGCTTTTCAAACTCAAGAACTTGCTTCTCAGTTTTTGCAATTAATTCTTCTTTACTTGGTGGAACAATCATATCATCCATACCAATTGAAATACCAGCTTTACAAGCGTGTTTGAAACCTAATTGCATTAATTTATCAGCGAATATCACCGTTGCTTTTGGCCCACAATGACGATAAATTTCATCAATGATTTTTGAACATTCTTTTTTAGTAAGAATTTTATTAATTAATTCAAAAGAAACTTTTTCATGTCTTGGTAATAAATCACCAATTAAAGCTCTACCAGGGGTGGTTTCAACAACTTTAACTACCTTCTCACCATCTTCATTGATAGTTTCAAAGCGAGTTTTGATTTTCGCATGCATTGAAACCGCTTTTGCATCAAGAGCGTGCTCAATTTCACCGATATTGCGGAAGATTGAGTTTTCTCCAATCTCACCATCAAACTGCAATGAAAGATAATATAAACCAAGCACTATATCTTGAGTTGGAACAATAACCGGCTTGCCGTTTGCAGGTGAAAGAACATTGTTTGAAGACATCATTAAAATACGAGCTTCTAGCTGAGCTTCAATAGAAAGTGGAACGTGAACTGCCATTTGGTCGCCGTCAAAGTCAGCGTTGAAAGCAGTACAAACTAGCGGGTGCAAACGGATTGCTTTGCCTTCAATCAAAATCGGTTCAAACGCTTGAATACCAAGTCTATGTAGGGTTGGCGCGCGGTTTAGAAGAACTGGGTGTTCTTTAATAACTTCATCTAAAATATCCCAAACTTCTGGTCGTTCTGCCTCAACCATTTTCTTAGCAACTTTGATAGTTGCAGCGTGCCCATACATTTCAAGCTTAGCATAGATAAACGGCTTAAATAATTCTAAAGCCATCTTTTTAGGAATACCACATTGGTGAAGTTTAAGCTCAGGACCCACAACAATTACCGAACGGCCAGAATAGTCAACACGCTTACCAAGTAAGTTTTGACGGAAGCGACCTTGCTTACCTTTCAACATATCAGAAAGCGATTTGAATGGGCGTTTATTCGCATCTTTAATCACCCTACCCCTTCTGCCATTATCAAATAGTGCATCAACTGATTCTTGAAGCATTCTTTTTTCATTTCTGATGATAATATCAGGTGCGTTAAGCTCAATTAATCTTCTTAAACGATTATTTCTATTGATAACCCTACGATATAAATCATTCAAATCAGAGGTTGCAAACCTGCCACCATCTAGCGGAACAAGTGGGCGTAAATCAGGTGGGATAACAGGAAGCACTTCCATCACCATCCATTCTGGTTTGTTTGCAGAATCAAGGAAGCTCTCAACAAGTTTTAACCTCTTAACAATTTTTTTATGTTTGATTTCCGACTTATTATCAGACATTTCAAGGCGAAGCTCCCTTCTTAGCTCTTCTAAATCAAGGTTTCTAAGTAAATAGTGAACAGCCTCAGCACCAATCATTGCAGTGAAAGAGTTTTCACCAAATTCATCTTGCGCTTTATAATATTGCTCCTCATTAAGAAGTTGCCCTTTAGTGAAAGGCGTTAAGCCGGCTTCAGTAACTACAAATGATTCGAAATAAAGGATTTTTTCCAAATCCTTCAAAGCCATATCTAGTAATAAACCAATTCTTGAAGGCAATGATTTTAAGAACCAAATATGCACAACAGGGCTTGCAAGCTCAATATGCCCCATTCTTTCACGACGAACTTTTGAAGTAGTAACTTCAACACCGCATTTTTCACATACGATACCACGATATTTCATTCTTTTATATTTACCGCAAAGGCACTCATAATCTCTGATAGGCCCGAAGATTTTTGCACAAAATAAGCCATCTTTCTCAGGCTTAAAAGTTCTATAGTTGATTGTTTCAGGTTTTTTCACTTCACCATATGACCAAGAGCGAATTTTCTCAGGGCTGGCAATTGATATTCTAAGCTCATCAAAATCTTGAGACTTCTTGCCATAACCGAATAAACTCATCATTTCATCACGCATAAATTTCTCCAATAGTGTTTTCCCAGTTCTAAATTATTTTTTAAGGGTGACTAGCTTTCATACATTTGGGGGGAGTATAAAAATTGCTAATCACCCAACTTTTTAAGGTTTTACCTTATTACGCAGCCTCTTTATCTTCATCTTTTTGTTTGAGTTCAACATTCAAACATAGAGACCTTAATTCTTTAACCATAACATTGAATGATTCCGGCACGCCAGATTCAAAACTATGATTACCTTTAACGATTGATTCGTATATTTTAGTTCTGCCAACCACATCATCAGATTTAACCGTAAGTAACTCTTGAAGTGTGTAAGCAGCGCCATATGCTTGCAATGCCCAACATTCCATCTCTCCAAGTCTTTGACCGCCCATGTGAGACTTACCACCTAAGGGTTGCTGAGTAACAAGACTA contains:
- the rpoC gene encoding DNA-directed RNA polymerase subunit beta' → MRDEMMSLFGYGKKSQDFDELRISIASPEKIRSWSYGEVKKPETINYRTFKPEKDGLFCAKIFGPIRDYECLCGKYKRMKYRGIVCEKCGVEVTTSKVRRERMGHIELASPVVHIWFLKSLPSRIGLLLDMALKDLEKILYFESFVVTEAGLTPFTKGQLLNEEQYYKAQDEFGENSFTAMIGAEAVHYLLRNLDLEELRRELRLEMSDNKSEIKHKKIVKRLKLVESFLDSANKPEWMVMEVLPVIPPDLRPLVPLDGGRFATSDLNDLYRRVINRNNRLRRLIELNAPDIIIRNEKRMLQESVDALFDNGRRGRVIKDANKRPFKSLSDMLKGKQGRFRQNLLGKRVDYSGRSVIVVGPELKLHQCGIPKKMALELFKPFIYAKLEMYGHAATIKVAKKMVEAERPEVWDILDEVIKEHPVLLNRAPTLHRLGIQAFEPILIEGKAIRLHPLVCTAFNADFDGDQMAVHVPLSIEAQLEARILMMSSNNVLSPANGKPVIVPTQDIVLGLYYLSLQFDGEIGENSIFRNIGEIEHALDAKAVSMHAKIKTRFETINEDGEKVVKVVETTPGRALIGDLLPRHEKVSFELINKILTKKECSKIIDEIYRHCGPKATVIFADKLMQLGFKHACKAGISIGMDDMIVPPSKEELIAKTEKQVLEFEKQYSEGLITRKEKYNKVVDAWSHCTDQVANEMMRYVSGKAKIGNDNKKTGMASINSIFMMADSGARGSAAQIKQLAGMRGLMAKPSGEIIEKPIISNFKEGLNVFEYFNSTHGARKGLADTALKTANSGYLTRRLVDVAQDVIIVEHDCGTDDGLIQRAEIDSGNVIVPLADKIIGRTSANDVRNPVTNELLVAKGELIDEAKAYKIDAAGVDAVKVRSVITCKTENGACAKCYGRDLASGHLVNVGEAIGVVAAQSIGEPGTQLTMRTFHIGGAATSSAEQSGVESPIDGTIKIENRNIVVDSQGKNVVLSRACEIIVLDEKGRERFRNKLPYGARMTVDEGSKVKAGQKLAEWDPYTIPIITEKSGHIVYRDLVEGISLRKVVDETTGLTSKVVSDWKVAKGGSALRPRITLRDADENVVCLSNGLEARYFLPIDAVLSVEDGQEVHAGDVVARIPKESSKTKDITGGLPRVAELFEARKPKDHSIIAEIDGYIQFGKDYKSKTRISIVPKSADVEPIEYIIPKGKHLLVNEGDQVQKGDLLMDGTPVPHDILRIMGVEALASYLINEVQKVYRLQGVGINDKHIEIIASRMLQKVEVTEQGESTYLVGEEVDKEEFEKANNKLISEGLKPAKAIPVLQGITKASLHTNSFISAASFQETTRVLTEASVAGRVDNLRGLKENVIVGRLIPAGTGAYYRKAKKEAQKLDNDVIKERELKRQQYEAENPVTEEQPATETKKKGAR